A single Fusobacterium hominis DNA region contains:
- the queD gene encoding 6-carboxytetrahydropterin synthase QueD produces MYTLISEASFDSAHFLAGYNGKCRNIHGHRWTLKIEIYSDNLQQSGSCRGMILDFGDLKSELKNITDYYDHALIIEKNSLRESTFHALKEEGFRIIEIDFKPTAENFAKYFYDYFIEKGFFVKNSCVYETPNNCANYSEMR; encoded by the coding sequence ATGTATACATTAATTAGTGAAGCAAGTTTTGATAGTGCACATTTTTTAGCTGGTTACAATGGAAAATGTAGAAATATTCATGGACACCGTTGGACACTTAAAATAGAAATTTATAGTGATAATCTACAACAAAGTGGATCATGTAGAGGAATGATTTTAGATTTTGGAGATTTAAAATCTGAACTAAAAAACATAACAGACTACTATGATCACGCTCTTATCATTGAAAAAAATAGTTTACGTGAAAGTACTTTTCATGCTCTAAAAGAAGAGGGATTTAGAATAATTGAAATTGATTTTAAACCAACGGCAGAAAATTTTGCAAAATATTTTTATGACTATTTTATAGAAAAAGGATTTTTTGTAAAAAATAGTTGTGTATATGAAACTCCTAATAATTGTGCTAACTATAGTGAGATGAGATAA
- a CDS encoding mechanosensitive ion channel family protein encodes MGEFNSFVYLKSVFERWGRTTIEFIPNIFMVFVVLIVAKFCTLFIQKILRYMFKKRFKRYAQFQNIFIYMILIIFWMFVVLLILDILNLTGFVTHILAGAGIIGIIGGFALKDVVSNTFAGFLIRIQRPFKYGDWVNISGYEGTVEYQGMIMTGLKTIQGEMAYIPNQTIFNTSYLNYSKFGTVMVIVQIGISYGDYLAKVENIALDTVRKLPMTIEPDQADFYFIDIGGSTYNFQVRFWINYSGRNDYLRATNAAIQALKLAFEKESISVAYNVMTLDFGVKGGVNLHDKPISFIDKTNKNNENVQL; translated from the coding sequence ATGGGAGAGTTTAATTCATTTGTCTATTTAAAATCTGTTTTTGAAAGATGGGGACGAACAACTATTGAATTTATACCAAATATATTTATGGTTTTTGTAGTGCTAATAGTAGCAAAATTTTGTACTTTATTTATTCAAAAAATTTTAAGATATATGTTTAAAAAAAGATTTAAAAGGTATGCACAATTTCAAAATATTTTTATATATATGATTCTAATTATATTTTGGATGTTTGTAGTACTTCTTATCTTAGATATTTTAAATCTTACAGGATTTGTAACCCATATACTAGCAGGAGCAGGAATTATTGGTATCATTGGTGGTTTTGCCTTAAAAGATGTGGTTTCAAATACATTTGCAGGTTTTTTAATTCGGATTCAAAGACCTTTTAAATATGGAGATTGGGTAAATATTAGTGGATATGAAGGGACTGTTGAGTATCAAGGAATGATAATGACAGGTCTTAAAACTATTCAAGGTGAAATGGCATATATTCCAAATCAAACTATATTTAACACTTCATACCTAAATTATAGTAAATTTGGTACAGTAATGGTTATAGTTCAAATTGGAATTTCATATGGAGACTATTTAGCAAAAGTAGAAAATATTGCCTTAGATACTGTCAGAAAGCTTCCAATGACAATAGAACCTGATCAAGCAGACTTTTATTTTATAGATATTGGTGGATCTACTTACAATTTTCAAGTTAGATTTTGGATCAATTATAGTGGAAGAAATGACTATTTAAGAGCCACAAATGCTGCTATACAAGCATTAAAATTAGCTTTTGAAAAAGAGAGCATATCTGTAGCCTACAATGTTATGACATTGGATTTTGGAGTTAAAGGTGGAGTAAATCTACATGACAAACCAATTTCTTTTATTGATAAGACTAATAAAAACAACGAAAATGTTCAATTATAA